The window TTTGTGAAGATGTAACTACTACATCAGCACCCCATTCATCTGTCTTTAACTCAATTCCTGCTAATGAACTGACAGCATCAATTAATAGCAAACAATTATACTTTCTAGCTAATTTACCTATAGGTTCAGGATGATTAATAACCCCAGTTGAAGTCTCATTATGGGTCATTAAGATTGCTTTAACTTCACCATCTTTATAACTCTCTAACTTCTCTTCTACTTTTTTAGGGTCTATACACTCACCCCAAGGAACATTTAATCTCTCTACTTCTAAACCATAATTTTCAGCAATAGAAGCATACCTTTCACCAAAAGCTCCTGTACATAAGGATAATACTTTATCTCCTTTAGATAAAGTATTGGCAATAGAACCTTCTAGTCCTCCAGTACCAGAACAGGTTAAAACTAATACATCATTTTCAGTCTGAAAGACATATTTTAAACCATCAACTACTTCTTTTAGTAGCTCCTCACACTCTACTTCACGATGCCCAATCATCTCTGTTACACCAGCCAATCTTGCCCTTTCAGGAATAGGAGTTGGACCAGGTAGCATTAGTGTTCTCTTCTCCTTCATAATATCTATCTCCCTTCTCAATACTCATAAATTTATTAAAGGATATTAACAGGTATTGCTCAATATTAATTATATAAATAAAAATCTCCCATCCCAAACAGACCCAGTAATACTTGGATTTGTTAGGGACGGGAGATTAATAATTACCCGCGTTGCCACCCTAATTGGTCAAAAATTGACCCTCTTTAATGACAGATAACGGTGTCAATCCGATTTAGCTTGTATTCACTAACCATTCCTAGGCGGATTCAATTCCTCTTTATATCAGCTCGCAGCAACCGCTGACTCTCTCCAAATAAAGATGAAATTTACTATTCCTATTCACCATGTTTAATATATGTGTTTAATTTTCTCTTTATTTATGGAATATTATATAATAAGAGAAAGTAAAATGCAACCCTTTAAATTAAAATTAAATTTCCTTGTGACTAGTTATTAATAATAATAGAATCCCAGATTCTTATCCTTTATATTATCTGTTTGCATCGGCAAACTATTAACTAATCCTTTGAAAAAACTTTTATTTAAAGAACCTAATAAGAGTTCTATAGGTGATAATTTATTATAATAAATTAAATTAGGTTCTCCTTCAATTCCAGCAATTTTAGCTAATTCATCTACTGCATCATAGAAAGTTCCTAATTCATCTACTAAACCTAATTCCTTAGCCTGCTCCCCACTATAAATTCTACCATCAGCCAACTCTTTAACTCTATCTTCTGTCATAGATCTACCTTCCATGACAACATTAACAAATTGTTGATATACTCCTTCAACCATTGTCTGTAAAATCTCTTTCTCTTCAGCAGTCATATCTCTATCGGGATTGCCTAAATCCTTATACTTTCTACTTTTAATAGTAATAGAATCTATACCTATTTTATTATATAATTCTTCCAAGTTAGTAAATTGCATTATAACACCAATACTTCCTGTAATAGTAGAAGGATTAGCATAAATTTTGTTTGCTGCCATAGATACATAATAACCACCTGAAGCAGCAGCATCTCCCATAGATACAACTATAGGCTTACCAGCATCTTTAAATTTTTTTAATTCTCGATAGATTGCATCAGAAGCAGCCGAACTACCACCAGGACTATTCACCCTTAATAAAATTCCTTTAACTGATTCATCATCTTTAGCTTGATTGATATGAGC of the Orenia metallireducens genome contains:
- the sppA gene encoding signal peptide peptidase SppA, coding for MEISVKRVLLIMAVIFMISLLILASGFYILIKSFVGLENKTKDSLAVINISGAIVGGEGGGAFGSMEATSDQIMAHINQAKDDESVKGILLRVNSPGGSSAASDAIYRELKKFKDAGKPIVVSMGDAAASGGYYVSMAANKIYANPSTITGSIGVIMQFTNLEELYNKIGIDSITIKSRKYKDLGNPDRDMTAEEKEILQTMVEGVYQQFVNVVMEGRSMTEDRVKELADGRIYSGEQAKELGLVDELGTFYDAVDELAKIAGIEGEPNLIYYNKLSPIELLLGSLNKSFFKGLVNSLPMQTDNIKDKNLGFYYY